One window from the genome of Salvia miltiorrhiza cultivar Shanhuang (shh) chromosome 7, IMPLAD_Smil_shh, whole genome shotgun sequence encodes:
- the LOC130994885 gene encoding uncharacterized protein LOC130994885, whose translation MAPPTPPLKQQQHQPPYEDASSPYFLPHSDNPGVQLVTQQLNGSNYSNWHRSMTTALIAKNKLAFVDGSLEHPHHTDLLFTQWMRCNSMVVSWLRNSVIPEISSSIMYIDDAYHIWNDLRERFSQGNLARICQLKQQLFNLKQGAEDVSTYFTNLRILWDEYKDFQPSRWCTCDHCRCHSARRWNDFQMQECSMQFLIGLNSTYSQIRSQIISTTPFPSLSKIFSLVLQEERQRSIEFGLPQSSLTNTEVQGSLINATGIARGRGGRGKFLCTHCGKTSHTVDKCFEIIGYPPGYGRGRGKPQGFSTDTMSRSANQLSSGDTMITQAQGVVPPFSTADMTRMISFLQSQMQAHSSSTNTQISPASIKDGKVFGDASAPASMSPPFSGSFSGDCDWEG comes from the exons ATGGCGCCTCCAACACCTCCACTCAAGCAACAACAACATCAGCCTCCTTATGAGGACGCATCTAGCCCTTATTTTCTGCCGCACAGTGATAATCCTGGTGTGCAGCTGGTTACGCAGCAGTTAAATGGTTCCAATTACTCAAATTGGCACCGATCTATGACAACGGCGCTTATAGCGAAGAATAAGCTGGCGTTTGTCGACGGATCTCTCGAGCATCCTCACCACACTGATCTGCTATTCACGCAATGGATGCGGTGCAATAGTATGGTGGTTTCCTGGCTTCGCAATTCGGTAATTCCTGAAATTAGTTCAAGTATTATGTACATTGATGATGCTTACCACATTTGGAATGATCTTCGGGAACGATTTTCCCAAGGAAATCTAGCTCGTATATGTCAGTTAAAACAGCAGTTGTTCAATCTCAAGCAAGGTGCAGAGGATGTGAGTACTTATTTTACTAATCTCCGCATTCTCTGGGATGAGTATAAGGATTTTCAGCCTTCTCGCTGGTGTACCTGTGATCATTGTCGATGTCACAGCGCGCGTAGATGGAATGATTTTCAGATGCAGGAATGCTCCATGCAATTCCTAATAGGATTAAACTCTACCTATTCTCAGATCCGGTCTCAAATTATCTCAACCACTCCTTTTCCATCACTGTCAAAGATATTTTCTCTTGTGTTGCAGGAAGAGAGGCAACGATCTATAGAATTTGGTCTTCCCCAATCTTCTTTAACTAATACTGAAGTTCAGGGATCTCTTATTAATGCCACGGGTATAGCTCGAGGTAGAGGTGGCAGAGGCAAGTTTCTTTGCACACATTGTGGCAAAACCAGTCATACAGTGGATAAATGCTTTGAGATTATTGGATATCCACCAGGTTATGGAAGGGGAAGAGGAAAGCCTCAAGGATTTTCTACTGATACTATGTCAAGGTCTGCTAATCAGTTAAGTTCTGGTGATACTATGATTACTCAAGCTCAGGGAGTTGTTCCCCCCTTCTCTACTGCAGATATGACTCGCATGATCTCTTTCTTACAAAGTCAGATGCAGGCTCATTCTTCTTCCACAAACACTCAGATCTCCCCTGCTTCCATCAAGGATGGGAAAGTTTTTGGAGATGCTTCTGCTCCTGCCAGCATGTCTCCTCCATTCAGTG GAAGCTTCTCGGGAGACTGTGATTGGGAAGGGTAA
- the LOC130994952 gene encoding beta-fructofuranosidase, insoluble isoenzyme CWINV3-like: MYYNGVYHLFYQYNPYAAVWGNISWAHSVSYNLVDWIHLEPALNPTESYDINGCWSGSATLLAGEGKPLILYTGSDFLGHQVQNLAMPKDLSDQSRSSLQTPVKEAIFGSFLDVDPDQEISLRTLVDHSIVESFGGRGKSCITARVYPKLAISNNSHIYAFNYGAKSVAISSLVAWSMMRAQIAHFHTRRKSSIS, translated from the exons ATGTACTACAATGGAGTCTACCACTTGTTCTATCAGTACAACCCATATGCTGCTGTGTGGGGAAACATTTCATGGGCACATTCGGTTTCTTACAACCTCGTTGACTGGATCCATCTCGAGCCCGCCCTCAATCCAACTGAGAGCTATGACATCAATGGCTGCTGGTCTGGCTCAGCCACACTTCTTGCAGGGGAAGGGAAGCCTCTCATTCTCTACACAGGCTCCGACTTTCTAGGCCATCAAGTTCAAAACCTTGCAATGCCTAAGGATTTGTCTGATCAGAGCAG GTCCTCACTGCAGACTCCGGTGAAAGAGGCGATTTTCGGGTCGTTTCTTGATGTGGATCCTGATCAAGAAATCTCCCTTAGAACTCTG GTAGACCATTCCATAGTAGAGAGCTTTGGTGGGAGAGGTAAGAGCTGCATCACTGCTAGGGTTTATCCTAAGCTTGCCATTTCTAATAACTCTCACATCTACGCGTTCAACTATGGCGCGAAGAGCGTCGCGATTTCGAGCCTCGTAGCGTGGAGCATGATGAGAGCTCAAATCGCACATTTTCACACGCGGAGAAAGTCATCAATCAGTTGA
- the LOC130994441 gene encoding putative F-box protein At5g52610: MTLLEPPIQVNLYLMEHGANAIPNLLACGRALGIVGIMNDCFVAGFIMFIMVLGGKLLYLLRFTPPPRSTHFTGNRKAQMLPTKPTPPRRCFTDDSVSDPHSDILSRESINIVSLPTDLLFEILLRLPADHLYQRARLVCRRWCHIIHSHAFINAQMHGATYGLLLSPLKDYTLPLYVTADADGGIHTSELNHISKLRFLATCNGLALEYDFKDYRVRLVNPATKQSLLVPRLARGVSYFVLEYGFAYSAASSAYKVIARYTVCHSPQTDYGLDVLTVGVNESWRHIEVPHHLSPFFFNKVLVKKWK, from the exons ATGACGCTGCTGGAACCTCCGATACAAGTCAATTTATACTTGATGGAACATGGAGCAAATGCCATACCAAATCTACTGGCATGTGGTAGAGCATTAGGTATTGTAGGGATCATGAATGATTGCTTTGTTGCGGGATTTATAAT GTTTATTATGGTTTTGGGTGGGAAACTGCTGTATTTATTGAGGTTTACTCCGCCGCCGCGTTCAACACACTTCACCGGAAATAGAAAAGCTCAAATGCTTCCTACGAAACCAACGCCTCCGCGCCGCTGCTTCACCGACGACAGCGTTTCGGATCCCCATTCCGACATTCTTAGTAGAGAATCG ATAAACATAGTGTCTCTCCCCACAGACCTATTGTTCGAAATCCTCCTCCGTTTGCCGGCCGATCATCTCTACCAGAGAGCGAGGCTCGTCTGCCGGCGGTGGTGCCACATTATCCATTCTCATGCCTTCATCAACGCGCAGATGCACGGTGCTACCTATGGACTCCTTCTATCACCCCTGAAGGATTATACTCTGCCACTTTATGTAACAGCCGACGCAGATGGTGGAATCCACACATCTGAGCTAAATCACATCTCCAAATTGAGATTTCTTGCTACCTGCAATGGTTTGGCTCTGGAGTATGATTTCAAAGATTACCGCGTTCGCCTTGTGAATCCAGCAACGAAGCAGTCACTCCTCGTCCCACGATTGGCTAGAGGCGTATCCTATTTCGTGCTCGAGTATGGTTTTGCATACTCTGCAGCTTCCTCGGCGTATAAAGTGATTGCACGGTACACTGTTTGCCACTCGCCACAAACTGACTATGGTCTTGACGTGCTCACTGTTGGAGTCAATGAGTCCTGGAGGCACATCGAGGTTCCCCACCATCTCAGCCCATTTTTCTTCAACAAGGTGTTAGTAAAAAAATGGAAGTAG